Proteins encoded in a region of the Triplophysa dalaica isolate WHDGS20190420 chromosome 10, ASM1584641v1, whole genome shotgun sequence genome:
- the foxq2 gene encoding forkhead box Q2, which yields MEDKKSSRSDQEQLGLHFTIDYLLYDKGRKTDRVNPEDRSLPSEGLRAKVKERSEETLPKLDSGKSKDQKNEENGSEEEQEKQNAKTEGTEEKPTQSYIALISMAILESEEKKLLLCDIYQWIMDRYPYFKSKEKNWRNSVRHNLSLNECFIKAGRSDNGKGHFWAIHPANFQDFSNGDYHRRRARRRIRRVTGQLPFALPAHYQTLSRLKRMPCWCCPTTRPLMCVTPRVYMSWAADFRHPQNPFIH from the exons ATGGAGGATAAGAAGTCAAGCCGTAGTGATCAAGAACAATTGGGGCTTCACTTCACTATTGACTACCTGTTGTACGATAAAGGACGCAAGACTGACCGAGTGAATCCAGAGGACCGTTCCCTTCCATCTGAAGGTCTTCGAGCCAAAGTCAAAGAACGAAGTGAAGAAACTCTCCCAAAACTGGATAGTGGAAAATCCAAGGACcagaaaaatgaagagaatGGAAGTGAAGAGGAACAAGAAAAGCAGAATGCGAAGACTGAAGGAACAGAGGAGAAACCAACCCAGTCCTACATTGCTCTCATTTCAATGGCCATCCTGGAATCAGAAGAGAAGAAGCTGCTGCTTTGTGATATTTACCAGTGGATCATGGATCGCTACCCTTACTTCAAAAGCAAG GAAAAGAACTGGAGAAACAGTGTCAGACACAATCTTTCTTTGAACGAGTGCTTCATCAAAGCCGGTCGCAGTGACAACGGTAAGGGCCATTTCTGGGCTATTCATCCGGCCAACTTTCAAGATTTCTCCAATGGTGACTACCACCGACGCCGGGCCCGGAGGAGGATCCGCAGGGTAACGGGACAGCTTCCCTTCGCACTGCCTGCACATTATCAGACCCTCAGTCGCCTAAAACGGATGCCTTGCTGGTGCTGTCCAACGACCCGTCCACTTATGTGTGTCACACCCAGAGTTTACATGAGCTGGGCTGCAGACTTCAGACACCCACAAAATCCCTTCATACACTGA
- the pias4a gene encoding E3 SUMO-protein ligase PIAS4-A — MAAELVEAMNMVKSFRVSDLQTLLASMGRSKSGLKQDLVGRALRLVQTEYSPELLKNVRQLYETRYPKASAWLAARRPESVPVNYPALNSSPRNAAQGTDYLNGIPKPAPPPATEVKLVPLPFYHNLETLLPPTELIAQNSEKLQESQCVFELTPSQVEQIRNASELRPGMKSVQVVLRICYTDSIGVQEDQYPPNIAVKVNQSYCHVPGYYPSNKPGVEPRRPCRPVNITPWLHLSSVTNRVTITWGNFGKRYSVAVYLVRVFTSEELFNQLKHCSVESPERCRERIQDKLRFDPESEIATTGLRVSLICPLVKMRLGVPCRVLTCAHLQCFDAVFFLQMNEKKPTWTCPVCDKPAPFELLTIDGLLSEILKETPEDDEEIEYLTDGSWRPIRDDKEKERDRESSCTPDYPVVDICVPEANGHSPAHSSTNQTGKSGSSGTSAGTGGTGSGSGGAAVVDLTLDDSSEEEGGGGAEDSEDTDDSQDSPAPKRGRYDYDKDLVTAY; from the exons ATGGCGGCCGAACTGGTAGAAGCGATG AACATGGTGAAAAGTTTCCGGGTCTCTGACCTGCAGACGCTGCTGGCCTCCATGGGTCGCAGTAAAAGCGGGTTAAAGCAAGACTTAGTAGGGCGAGCTCTTAGGCTTGTGCAAACGGAGTACAGTCCAGAGCTGCTAAAGAATGTCCGGCAGCTCTATGAGACGCGATACCCCAAAGCATCAGCTTGGCTGGCTGCCCGACGACCGGAGTCTGTACCCGTAAATTACCCTGCCCTCAACTCCTCGCCCAGAAACGCAGCCCAGGGCACAGACTACCTCAACGGGATCCCCAAACCGGCGCCACCTCCTGCCACCGAAGTCAAACTGGTGCCCCTACCGTTCTACCACAACTTAGAAACGCTACTGCCACCCACAGAACTTA TTGCTCAGAACAGCGAGAAGCTGCAAGAGAGTCAGTGTGTTTTCGAATTAACACCAAGCCAAGTGGAACAGATCCGAAACGCCAG TGAACTTCGCCCAGGGATGAAATCGGTTCAGGTGGTTCTCAG AATCTGTTACACAGACTCTATTGGTGTTCAGGAGGACCAGTATCCTCCCAATATTGCTGTGAAAGTGAATCAGTCCTACTGTCATGTACCG GGTTACTACCCTTCCAACAAACCCGGCGTTGAGCCACGCCGGCCCTGTAGACCCGTCAACATAACGCCCTGGTTACACCTTTCCTCAGTCACTAACAGAGTCACAATCACGTGGGGCAACTTCGGAAAG CGCTACTCCGTGGCAGTATACCTGGTAAGGGTGTTCACATCTGAAGAGCTCTTCAACCAGCTGAAGCATTGCTCGGTTGAGAGTCCCGAGCGTTGTCGTGAACGCA TTCAGGACAAGCTGCGATTTGATCCTGAAAGTGAAATTGCCACTACAGGACTGCGCGTGTCTCTCATCTGCCCT CTGGTGAAGATGAGGCTGGGAGTGCCATGTCGGGTGCTGACATGCGCCCATCTGCAGTGTTTTGACGCCGTTTTCTTTTtgcaaatgaatgaaaagaaaCCCACGTGGACCTGCCCTGTATGTGACAAACCTGCTCCCTTTGAGCTTCTTACTATTGATGG GTTGCTCTCCGAGATCCTTAAAGAGACGCCAGAGGATGATGAGGAGATTGAATATTTGACTGATGGCTCGTGGCGGCCAATCAGAGACGACAAAGAAAAGGAAAGAGATCGAGAAAGCAGTTGCACACCTGACTACCCAGTTGTGGATATAT GTGTTCCTGAGGCTAATGGCCACTCCCCAGCACACAGCAGCACAAACCAGACTGGGAAGTCTGGATCAAGTGGCACGTCGGCAGGAACCGGTGGGACCGGCAGCGGGTCAGGGGGAGCGGCGGTGGTGGACCTGACTCTGGACGACTCGTCGGAGGaggagggagggggaggggcgGAGGACAGCGAGGACACTGACGATAGCCAAGACAGCCCTGCCCCTAAGAGGGGCAGATACGATTATGACAAAGACCTGGTTACAGCATACTGA
- the map2k2a gene encoding dual specificity mitogen-activated protein kinase kinase 2a, producing MAPKRRPLPLVITPTGEGQSTNIDAAAEANLEALQRKLGELDLDEQQRKRLEAFLTQKAQVGELKDEDFDPICELGAGNGGVVHKVRHKPSRLVMARKLIHLEIKPAIRNQIIRELQVLHECNSPYIVGFYGAFYSDGEISICMEHMDGGSLDQVLKEARRIPEEILGKVSIAVLRGLAYLREKHQIMHRDVKPSNILVNSRGEIKLCDFGVSGQLIDSMANSFVGTRSYMSPERLQGTHYSVQSDVWSMGLSLVELAIGRYPIPPPDAKELEAIFGRPVLDAGGAEGHSMSPRPRPPGRPVSGQGVDSRPAMAIFELLDYIVNEPPPKLPHGVYTTDFEEFVTKCLMKNPADRADLKMLMGHTFIKRAEVEEVDFAGWMCKTMGLHQPSTPTHSAE from the exons ATGGCACCCAAAAGGAGACCACTCCCCTTGGTCATAACCCCCACAGGAGAGGGACAGTCCACCAACATAGATGCTGCCGCAGA AGCAAACCTGGAGGCCTTGCAGAGGAAGTTGGGGGAGCTGGATTTGGACGAACAGCAGCGGAAGCGTCTTGAAGCTTTTCTCACCCAGAAAGCCCAGGTGGGCGAGCTAAAAGACGAAGATTTCGACCCCATATGCGAATTGGGCGCTGGCAACGGTGGGGTGGTACACAAGGTCCGACACAAGCCCTCAAGACTAGTCATGGCCAGGAAG CTTATACATTTGGAAATCAAACCGGCCATCAGGAACCAGATTATACGAGAGCTGCAGGTTCTACACGAGTGTAACTCACCGTACATTGTAGGGTTTTATGGGGCCTTCTACAGCGACGGAGAAATCAGCATCTGTATGGAGCACATG GATGGAGGCTCATTGGATCAGGTGCTTAAGGAAGCCAGAAGAATCCCTGAAGAAATTCTTGGCAAAGTTAGCATAGCT GTACTCCGAGGTCTCGCGTATCTTCGGGAGAAGCACCAAATAATGCACAGAG ACGTTAAGCCCTCCAACATCCTGGTGAACTCGCGCGGTGAGATCAAACTGTGCGACTTTGGCGTGAGTGGCCAGCTCATCGACTCCATGGCCAACTCCTTCGTTGGAACACGGTCGTACATGTCG CCGGAGAGACTCCAGGGCACACACTATTCGGTTCAGTCAGACGTGTGGAGCATGGGCCTGTCGCTGGTTGAGCTGGCTATTGGACGCTACCCCATCCCCCCACCCGATGCCAAAGAACTGGAGGCCATATTTGGCCGGCCAGTACTGGACGCAGGTGGGGCAGAAGGCCACAGCATGTCTCCGAGACCGAGGCCTCCAGGACGACCGGTCAGCG GACAAGGAGTGGACAGTAGGCCAGCCATGGCTATATTTGAGCTGCTGGACTACATCGTCAATGAG CCCCCACCCAAGCTGCCCCATGGTGTCTACACCACTGACTTTGAGGAGTTTGTGACAAAATG CCTCATGAAGAACCCTGCTGACAGGGCTGACCTCAAGATGCTAATG GGCCACACGTTCATCAAGAGGGCCGAGGTTGAGGAGGTGGATTTCGCTGGATGGATGTGTAAAACCATGGGTCTTCACCAGCCCAGCACACCCACTCATAGCGCTGAATGA